The Pelmatolapia mariae isolate MD_Pm_ZW linkage group LG10_11, Pm_UMD_F_2, whole genome shotgun sequence genome includes a region encoding these proteins:
- the b4galt4 gene encoding beta-1,4-galactosyltransferase 4, whose amino-acid sequence MGYCSSARKISRKSKYVILLILVLSVLAWIAIFSREMVKPIWHYPGTQQTHVKEESQRNEVDLQIEAANEINTPPQKTKCPRVSPLLMGAVKLSFESSLKLKDVEKDNKEVNEGEYEPLYCTARQSVAILIPHRNRERHLLYLLHHLHPFLQRQQLHYAIYVIQQAGDVTFNRAKLLNIGYLEALKDYNWDCFIFHDVDLVPENDHNLYVCDTQPKHLVVGRNVTGYRLRYKGYFGGVTALSRDQFFKVNGFSNAYWGWGGEDDDLRIRVELQKMKIVRPPSDVARYTMVFHKRDSGNEVNRDRMRLLGRTPQSWRKDGLNSCSYKTLSVERRPLYVNVTVDIGKPLS is encoded by the exons ATGGGCTATTGTTCAAGTGCGAGGAAGATTTCACGCAAGAGCAAGTACGTCATACTGCTGATTCTTGTGCTGTCAGTACTGGCATGGATAGCAATATTTTCAAGAGAGATGGTGAAACCTATCTGGCATTACCCCGGCACTCAACAAACTCATGTCAAAGAAGAGAGTCAGAGGAACGAGGTCGACTTGCAGATAGAAGCAGCTAATGAAATAAATACCCCACCACAAAAAACCAAGTGCCCTCGGGTGTCACCATTGCTGA TGGGGGCTGTGAAACTGTCCTTTGAGTCCTCTCTGAAACTGAAGGATGTAGAGAAAGACAACAAAGAAGTAAATGAAGGCGAGTATGAGCCCTTGTATTGCACAGCGAGGCAAAGCGTAGCAATCCTCATCCCTCATCGCAACCGAGAGCGACACCTCCTCTACCTCCTGCATCACTTGCACCCCTTCTTGCAGAGACAGCAACTACACTATGCCATTTATGTCATCCAGCAG gctggTGATGTAACTTTTAATCGTGCCAAGTTATTAAATATTGGATACTTGGAGGCACTAAAAGACTACAACTGGGATTGCTTCATCTTCCATGATGTGGACCTGGTACCTGAAAATGATCATAATTTATATGTTTGTGACACGCAGCCCAAACACTTGGTGGTTGGCCGCAATGTAACAGGATACAG GCTGCGTTATAAAGGCTACTTTGGAGGAGTCACTGCCTTGAGCAGAGACCAGTTTTTTAAAGTGAATGGGTTTTCAAATGCATACTGGGGCTGGGGTGGAGAAGATGATGACCTTCGCATCAG GGTTGAGCTACAGAAAATGAAGATCGTTCGGCCGCCCTCTGACGTAGCTCGCTACACAATGGTGTTTCACAAACGAGACAGTGGCAATGAAGTAAACCGGGACAG GATGAGGTTGTTGGGTCGAACACCGCAGTCATGGAGGAAAGATGGACTCAACAGCTGCTCATATAAGACTTTATCAGTTGAGAGGAGGCCTCTCTATGTAAATGTTACTGTGGACATTGGCAAGCCATTAAGTTGA